The Juglans microcarpa x Juglans regia isolate MS1-56 chromosome 8D, Jm3101_v1.0, whole genome shotgun sequence genomic sequence TCATTTCACATCATATTGATAGGTAAATTGACTAAAATATTCTATGTTTTACTCTAAATAATACTATCTATTTCACGTGAATGGAGAGTGATTTATAGGGAAGCGGAGAGGGTCAAGGAAAAGTCATTATTCAATCATGCCCACTAGACCATGCCTCAACTTGGTGGTAGGATATCGACCACAAGGCAAGCTGCCTATAGGACATTTGTTCGTGCAACacgttaagaatataatataaataattaaatctacttcttttaatagtttaaacttttaagataaATAGTAATTCTACACAAAAATAGTAGTTCATAATATCTTTTTGATCtgtctgttttttatttttattcttgtcAAGATACTGCACAAAGATATGAACTCGTGGGCATGTTGTAGATaacttatttattcattaaaagAGTAGTTGTGGAACGTTACATTTAGATTATTGAATACATCGCATCAAGACACTGTTATTTAGAGCAATATACATGTAAGTATATTTATTGGCATCGCCAAAACTGATTTGGTACTTGGGTTGTTGGCTCGGGGAGAAGAGACCAAAATGTCTCTCAATTTCTGAAGTCTTCAGGTTTTCATCAAACATGGCAAACAAATAAGTTTCTATTGCTTGTCCAGGCCTCATTGGAGTCCCACCCTTCACATGATTAATCAAATTCTTGTAGAAAGTGCCTGCATTTTCTACGCTTGCTCCATCAACCCCTTCTGATGGCCAACCGCTCTCTGATACAACGATTTGCAGATTAGGTGCACCAGCTTTCCCAAGAGCAGAGTAATGAGCATCCAACAATGCATCAAAAAGATTCTGGTACCCACGATTACCTTCTGGGTCTGTGAACACAACCCCTGGAGAAGTAAACAAGGCATATGGAAGGGAAATGCTTTGAGGGTTCTTGGTATAGGCAAAGTAGGGATACACATTGACTAGAAATGGTGCTCCATTGCTAACGAGGAAATCGACGATTGGCTTTATAAATGAACTTGCTGCGCCACCAATGAAGGAGCCTTGTGATGGAGGATATGCATTTTCCACCAAAGTTGTGTCAATGGATGTTGACACCTTGATTTGGTCCTGTAAATCTGCAGCTGCAATTGCATTGCTTATCTTTTGCATGGCAGGTAAAACAAATTGGGCTTCAGCATCACTTGGATGTACTTCGTTCCCGACAGCAATGTATCGGAATTTGACATCAGGCCAGTAGTTTC encodes the following:
- the LOC121241944 gene encoding glucan endo-1,3-beta-glucosidase-like; protein product: MKAYVRDGNASISVLNHRVGSISRFLITQMNFLDAKDCKAFMAPILLLLGFFSSGLELTGAQSVGVCYGRNGNNLPSEADVINLCKRNGIGRMRIYEPNQPTLNALRGSNIELIISIPNNNLQALTDAATATKWVQNNVRNYWPDVKFRYIAVGNEVHPSDAEAQFVLPAMQKISNAIAAADLQDQIKVSTSIDTTLVENAYPPSQGSFIGGAASSFIKPIVDFLVSNGAPFLVNVYPYFAYTKNPQSISLPYALFTSPGVVFTDPEGNRGYQNLFDALLDAHYSALGKAGAPNLQIVVSESGWPSEGVDGASVENAGTFYKNLINHVKGGTPMRPGQAIETYLFAMFDENLKTSEIERHFGLFSPSQQPKYQISFGDANKYTYMYIALNNSVLMRCIQ